Sequence from the Helianthus annuus cultivar XRQ/B chromosome 13, HanXRQr2.0-SUNRISE, whole genome shotgun sequence genome:
attaacataagtaaatcatcaatttacatCACATTATCTAAAACCCACTTCACTACTACATTATTAATCACTTACTAGTGATCTAAACTTAAGTTCTTCATAATATTATCATGCCTTTGGTGTATGTACTACCTTCTAAACATAAggtacaactagttcatgcacAATCTCCTAATCTCATACACAATTCATCAAATTCCACTTCCTAATCAACACGAATCattcatgcataaacatcaaagATACTAGTATTTCATTTCTTTTAACTCCTCTAACAAGAACCCATCATGaaaatcaaaatacatcaatattaagCAAAATTGGACATGGATGATTCacccatgtcatcatcttcatcataacAAATGATTTTCatccaaaaacatcaaattaacctaaatcatGCATAACCCATGTCCAATATGACGATTCTAACACACACCCATTCTCAATTTCCTACAAATTCGTGATTTACATCAAAACCCACTTCGTAaaagatcaccaatctaacttCTAAGACATACCTTACAATCCCCTTGTGATGGTGATCATTATTCCATGTTTATTTGCAAATTTGAGCCTTGAATCATCCCCTGATTTGAAGCTTTTGAAGAATTAGGGCTTGGCTCCTATGGAGCCCCTTCTGATCGTTCCAGAACACACACgagatgtgtgtgtttgtgtgtgtttttattaatttaaaacataacttTCCCTTGTCCAtctttggtccctcaagtttataCCTTTGATTGTTTTGCTAAACATTTGACTAGGTATAACAACCTAGTTATTACATTCTATTTTATTAGACATGGGGTCTTACTAACAATTTTAATAattcgagttttggggcgttacaaacGACTTTCCTCCGTCGTGTGATTCGAGATTTCAAGCGGGCCAAGGAACAAAAGACTTGAACCGGAGTTCCTTGGGCTGAAAGCTGAACGGCGAAACAAGAGCATCATTGGGCTAACAAGTTGGTGAAACAAAAGCTTGGGCCTCATCAGTTGGGCCAAAGCCCAATCTCGGCGAAACATGACTGgaagtcgacgaaacagaatgtttCGTCGACATGATCTCCCTTTCGTCGCCCCTTTTTAGTTTCGTCGTGCATTTCGTCGTTGGTGATTGTGATTCGCCAAACAGTTCTGTTTCGTAGTGTCTGTTGCTATATATAGCCTAATATCAGACAGAACTAGAAATAGAACACAGAAAGAATACAGagcacacacacacgagagaactttgagagtttacagagtatatttgtaaacattgagcttgtaactgatcttttcatacgtattaatacagaggtgttaatcaGTGAATCTTGTGTGTCGTTAtattgcgtgttctatctcggtttgctttcccggttggattccgcacaaccaggttggtttgtacacaaggattaggcgactagatcctcctagccggacctacatgTCTTGAACTGAAAGTTAATTATGTtccatttttgtcattttttaatatttttcagtTATAAAACAATTTCAAACTCATAACACAGTTTTATAATGCAAGTGGTATGTATAGTTATACCATTTATAAATGCCTCACCTTATCCTCATTTTCTTATCAAGAATCATTCATACATACAGAAAGACATATAGCTAAGATGCTAGCACTATACCCTTCATTGTTTCCAACAACCCATGGATGGGCTTTGGAGTATCTTTTCAACCAAAATCTTCCACATGGCTGCAATGAATCAAACTCATATAATCCACCTTTTAATTTTCATACAATTGATCAAATCAAGCTTGATTTAGCACCAGAATATTTCATTTCTTTGGGCGAAACCACAAATGTCGGTACTGGAGACAAGATGATGGTGGCAAAAAAGCTCAATCATAACACAACTGAAAGAGATCGCCGTAAGAGGGTTAATGAGTTGTATTCATTGCTTCGTTCATTGCTACCTGTTTCGAGTGATCAAAAGGTACTTATCTTATTCATAGTGTACTAAAATTTTGGCATTCAGATCTTCACTTTTAGTCCTCATAAAAGAAAAGGGTTTTAACCAAATTCCTTTTTGCAACAGAAAAGGTTAAGTATTCCAAGGACAGTATCACGTGTTCTAAAATACATACCCGAACTACAAAAGGAAGTGGAAACATTAAATGTAAAAAGGAAAAACTGTTGTTATATTCATCATCAACTCCTAAAACAAGAAAAGATCATTTCGGAATCAGGACACAAAGTGGTGAAGAAACAATGATCAAAACAAAATCATCGGTCACTTCCTCTGTGAGCATTTTTAGTGACAAAGAAGCTGTCATCCAGCTGATATCCTCAGCAGATCATTTGAGCAACAATAAGAGGATTGACTTATTGTCTAAGGTTTTGGACTACTTAGAGTAGGAAGAAGATGAACTGTTTTGATAAATGCAACTACCTTCCAATCTTCAGGCAAAGGGATGTTATTAATCACTTTGTATCTTCAGGTCCAGTTGATATTTTCTTTCTATCCAATTATTTTTCAACAATGTTATATCTAAATTAACATTTTGTGATAATTAGAATACGTTTTATTGTGTATTACAGGTGCTAGGGGATCATAAAATCGAGGCCGAAAAGCTAAAGGACACGCTCAATGCTTTCTACCAATGATTAGATGAATCTAACTGTCCAAGTAATCCGTACAGTTTCTAATATCTTTAGCAACCGACAAATTAATAGAGCTTTGTAGGTCCACTTGGAGGATCAAGATAACCTACTTCCTTGTTTGTTAACACAaaaacgagtgcggaatccacgtaGTTATGCAAAACAAAGCAAAATGAAGCAAACACAAGTAATCAAAGATTCACAAGCTTTGATTAAGTGAAGAGAATCAGTACATACACATAGTGCTTACAACTTCACAGGGACTCTCTTGTTGAATTGTGAAACAAGTGTCTGTATTTTTATGTCCAACACCCAGTAACCCTACGAAGAAGGTTACTGGGCACACGAACAGTCACCAGGCCCATGAAGAATGGAATCTTCATGGAGCCTTCCAACGAACAATCAATCACCATGAAGAATCATTCTTCGCGGTGAACAATTCTTATGCACCTCACTGTTCGTGACATGTGTAGTCCCTCGAAGAATAGGGATTCTTCATGGGGAACCTATAAACAGACGGTAACTTGCAACAAACAGACAACAAGATCAAAACAAACACAACTAACAGTTGCACATAGCAAACTGTTTTACACACTAACAAAGTAAATGTCGTGCTAAGtcaagataggaggatatcttgACTTGGCCGACTTGACCAAAAACATTACAGACCGTAAATAAAGACCGTACAAATTACAAGGTAATAAGAACAAGCTACAGACACAAAACTGCACCAACACactcccccttgtctgttgcTTGGTCTTCGGTCTTCATCCCTTAGTGGCTTGTCTCGGACCACGAGCCTCCCGCGTGAATACCCCGATAGTAACAGAAACAGGCGACGCGTTGAAAACGTAGAGCCTGACTTGCATCCTGATCTTCGTAGAGGATGTCGTGATGAAACAACCTATCGATGTCAGCCGCCGATATGTTAACAATCCACATCGGGTCGAGAATACGAACATTTTCCTTGTCGTTCTGGAAGACGATGACTGCCTCGTGTGTGTCTGAGTCATAACACCAAAGAGCCATGTTCTCAAGAATATCTTGTTCCATCTTCATCAGCTGAATCTTATCCAAGACCTTCACAGGCTTGTACGTGAGCTTGTATCTAGCTGTGTTGGTCGCTGGATCCAACGTAAACTTTATGTGTTCATAGGGAACTGCAGCTTGTATAACTCATCCTTCCAACCCTTTCGTCATTCCATCCTCAATTTCCAAGCAAACAACTTAGCACCTTCAAAATTTGACCGGCTTATCAGCTCCAGTCGTGCTAACGCTGCTACATCGTAGAATGGCAAGGTAAGAATACTTAGCAGCAATTTGAAATACTGAATTCCATGTTCTCGCTTCACCGCAACACAATGAAGTTCTTTCACAAACATCCAGCTTAGTATTCTTCCCAGAGGATGATTCTTTTCATATCTCATGTAGTTAACTTGTGCGACCGGAGGGGCTGGTTTAGCAGTCTTAGAAAGAAAGTTTTTCCTCCATTCCTCGAATGAATCTGTTGGAACATCAGACGAATCACAATTCTTTAATCTTTCGTCTATTTCATCCACATTATCTTTCGGCCAGTCTTCATCGAACGGATTGAACTCAGTGCCGTCTTCCCTGACATACTTTGATTTCTTGACATCGCCTTCGAACACAATTTCGTCCAAACCTTCCAAGTTCACTACCACGAGCTCAGTAGGAATCTTGTCAACACTAGCATCATCTACTATCTTCATCTCGTTCAATGCTAAAATATGTTCACTTGAGAGTTCATAAATGATATCTCCTTCTTCCACTTCTTCACCAGTTACAGGGTGACACACCTGTAACGCTAGATCCCCTGATCTTAGAACCATATCACCACATCTCGTCGAGCTTTCACAAACAAAACCACTCTCTTACAGAATGGTGAAACAAGTATCTGTATTTATAGGCCCAACACCTAGTAACCCTACGAAGAAGGTTACTGGGCTCACGAACAGTCACCAGACCCACGAAGAATAAGAGTCTTCGTGGACACTTCCAACGAACCATTCATCCCCACGAAGAATGATTCTTCATGGTGAACTATCAAGCACAGTGCAATGTTTGTGAAGATGTAATCCCACGAAGAATGAGGATTCTTCGTGGGGAACCTATAAACAGACAAATACTTGTAACAAAACAGACAATAAGATCAAAACACTAACAGTTGCACACatgcaaactgttttacaatactaaTAAAATAAACGTCGTGCTAAGTCAAGATAGTAGGATATCTTGACTTGGCCGACTCGACCAAAACTTTACAGACCATAAACAAAGACCGTACAAATTACAACGTAATAAGAACAAGCGACAGACACaaaactgcaccaacaaactccaCCTTGGCTGTTGGATCCATAAAACCTGGGACAACAACTAGAAGCCCTAATATACTCAGCCTCACATGTTGTAAtggccacacatgtctgctttttACACTGCCACGTGACTAGGCGATtccctaaaaactgacatcctgctgATGTTGACTTTGCATCAATCTTGTAGTCTccatgatcagaatcactgaatgcaatcaaatcgaagttatcatccttaggatacCACAGATCGGTGTCTGGACAACCCTTCAGTTAACGAAAAATCCTCTTAACAGCCATCATATGAGAAACCTTCGTATTGGACTGGTAACGAGCAAGAAGACATGTTGGATACATATATCGGGCCTTGAAGCGgtaagatacatgagagatcTGATCATAGCACGACTGAGAGACGGTTCCACATGTTCACCGATTCCGTTAGGAGTAATTCCATGATTTTGAGCAAGAGGAGTTCCCGCAGGCTTCGAGTCTTCCATCTAAAATCGCTTCAGGATATCCCCAAcgtactttgtttgatgaatgaagatcCCTTTCTCAGACTGATGAACCTACAAACCCAAAGAGAAATTCAATTCTTCCacagcactcatctcgaacttctcTTGCATTACCCGCTCGAATTCCTTACACATTTCATCATTTGTAGATccgaaaatgatgtcatccacatatacTTGAACCAGTAACAAATCCTCGTTTCTTTccttgatgaagagagtacagtcgatCAACCCATGCCGAAAACCATTCTGCAAcagataggtagacaacgtttcatatCAAGCCCTTggagcttgatgaagaccataaattAAAGTACCTTGTTTAGAAGCCAAACTCTGTCAGGATGAATCGGATCTTCAAAACCAGGCGGTTGCTCAACATATACTTCTTCCTCAACCACACCATGACGAAATGCACTCcttacatccatttgataaacaGTGAACTTCTTATAGGACGCATAAGCCAAGAAAATCCTTATCTCCTCAAGACGCGCCACTGGTGCATAAACTTCATTATAATCAATGCCTTCTACCTGATTAAAACCTGGACAATCAATCTCGCTTTATTTCTCACAACGACACCACGTTCATCCTTCTTGCACTTGTAAACCCATCGAGTACCAATCTTCTTATAGTTCGGGGGCCTGTCAACCAATTTCCACACGCCCAATTTCTGAAACTGCTGATGTTCTTCTTGCATTGCCTCTACCCATGAATCATCTTTCATTGCCTCCTTCCACGATTTCGGCTCAACTTGAcaaacatagcaggcgaaagaccaatcattctGTTCCCCGGATTCTCTAATTGCCGAATACAACCGAACATTCTTGTTGCTTCGAAGCTGATTACGTATCTGCACACCAcgttggacatctcctataatattctgccgAGGATGAGAATCATGAATTCGAGTTTCAGGAACATCGAGAACTCAAGCATTAATACCCAAGTTATTGATATTCAAATCAACAACTAAATCGATGCCTGGAGACGCGTTAGatgtggatgcattcccttcagcattGTCTTTAACGTGCACCTGAGAAGTTGCTTCAGAAACACCTTGAACATGAGCTTGGACAGGAGCTGAAGTTGCTTCATTAGCATCATCTTCCAACGAAACATTATAATCAGCTGCATCTTCAAATTCCTCATTCTGAACAACATTATTAACCGAACCAGACTCTTGTCGTTTAACAACAATTGGTCGTACTAATGATGAGTCAACTGTTGCATCACCTTCAAGTAACATTTGTGCTGCTGCAGATGCATCATCAAAAGTTGGCAGATTAAAAGAATCAAACAGTccatcataatcaaacatccaAGGAGCACCCGGAGCTCTCACACATTCAGTGTACCTTTGAACCCAAACTTCACCCCATTCCTCAATCTTTTTAGTTGTTAGATTCCACACCCTGAAATttggagtagcatacccaagaaAGAAACCTCAGATAGCCCTTGGACCAAACTTGCCATGTGGATCAATCATAGTGCATGGAGCGCCAAAAGGTTCTAAGTAAGATACATCCGGTTTCCTTTTATGTAACAATTCGAAACATGTTTTCCCATGCCTTTtaacagtaagaaccctgttcaAAGTATAACAAGCAGTAGCTACAGCCTCCCCCCCCCCAGAACTAAACAGGAAGCTCTGATTCCACTAACATAGTTCTTGCCGTCTCAATAAGCGTTCtgttcttcctctcagcgacaccattttgttaaGGAATGTAACGAGAACTATACTCATGCAGAATTCCCTTAGAAGTACAAAACTGGTCCATAAACTGATTCTTGAATTCTGTGTCGTTGTCACTTCTGATAAGCTTTACTCTCAAAGTGTACAAATTCTCAAGTAAAATGAACAGATTTTTGAGGATTCCCGGAGtctcactcttgtgtgccatcgTCGATAACCCATGagaatcttgaatagtcatcagtaactaccaaacAATAAGCATCTCCAAACGtagtcttgtgcttcataggtccaaagaggtccatatgaagacgttcaaGAGGCATGTTGACTGTGTTGACTTTCTTGATTGGATGGGACTTCTTCGCTTGCTTTCCTTTTCGGCACGATACACATACGTCTTTTAAATGAAAACTCTTGACTGgaacaccattcacaagattatttctCACTAGATGGTTCAttttcctcaagtgaatgtgaCCTATACGTCTGTGCAAAGGTATAGaatccttttcagtggcttttgagacaaaacatgTAACTTGTGTAGACGAGGTAgcagcttggctcatatcaagagTATACAAGTCATTAATCCTTGAAGCCATCAACAGAATCCATTCTTTGGGAATTTTGAaaccgggtttcagcacataacaaccggtaGCATCAAAATGTGCCGTGAACTTCTTGTCACAGATTTgcgaaacactaagaagattgtgatcaatttgacgcacataattgatcttatcaaaacTAACAACACCATTGGAAATCATTCCTTCTCAAGTGATTTATCCGCCTTTATCTCCAACAAAGGCAACATAACCTCCCCTAATGCTTTTCACATCGTACAGGAGCCTTAAGTCACCTGTCATGTGCCGGGATGCTCCACtgtcaacaatccaaagactattcaCAGTTcttcctggaacaccctgcacaacACACTACACGATCAGTttgagatggggacccaagccttagtggtcttgggtcgacCCTTATCACCAAGAAATGTTATTTCTATTTCTTGATGATTTGGAAATAGTTTTCCTCCCCCTGAAACTATACTAGTTTTAGGTTTCCAAGATTGTTGTCGTTTACCAGATTGACTGTTATTTACAGATTTAGAaacttctggttttgacgaatcTGATGAACTTGGTCCCTTTTCTACAACATCCGGTGTTAACTCTTTCTCGATTTCCTTAACATTTTTACGTCGTTTTTTTGCTTCTTGTTCCTTAACAGTgtgtttatcttgtttaggtgacaCCGGACGACGTTGGTAATCCTTTTCAGGAGGGGCTTTTTCAACAAACTTTGGTTTTGGTGGGTTTGTACAATTTTTGATTATATGACCAAATtccccacacttaaaacatgaTATCCTTTCAACAAATTTAGGATATTCTGATCGATGTCCCGATGTTGAACTTGCAGGCCTTGAGGTACTAGCTTCATTATCACACCCATTTGTaggttgagtgtaattgttatcactgttacgtttcaaaattttaACTTGTTGGACAAAAGCAGcattagatttgttttcaaaagtctcaactTTGTCACTACTGCTCGAGGCCACAAATTTTACACCCCTTCCCTTTTTCTTGTTTCGAGCTCCCTTTGGTTCAAACTTAGGTTGTTGAGCTCGTTTTTCCTATTGTTTACCTTTAGGGGCGATTGGTTGTTTCTTAGTTGGTAATATTTtattccctattgttttctaacTTTAGATTTTGGAATAGGATCACACTGAGTTACTGTAACTCTCAGAATCACCTTACCCAAAAACTTACGGGTAGAATCTTCCAAAACTCTTTCAATCATTGATGGATTaacatttttaattgggaaatccttgtttgagtaaattttatcatcaccaatcaaagtatacaacacattaTCTCCCGAAAACATAGACACGGATTCATCCACAAATTTGATTGAATCAATCTCTTGTTTTGCAATTGATTGCACAACGGGGGcaacaggagtaggaggatcacataagatgtgattctcaattggaatttctactcctttcttctTATCAAGAGATTGATCCTGATAACTcgcatctgattcatcatcagattcatcatctgacGAAACATAATCCTCAATTATTAGAGGACTTTGTTCCACAGCACAAGACACATTTTCTGTCTTTTCGGATTCCTTTGATGAATCATCCAGTTTGAACCCTAAACCTACTGCAAACTTTTCGGGATTAAGAGGTACAGATGGTTCAAACCGTGGCATTTCCTCCTCagcaggcatcttggtataattgtgTCTCAATGGAGGTGGACATGACTTATACCCAATGCACTTAACATCTCCTTTTAGCTTCTGAACCTCGATGATGATCAAGCACacatcgggagttagaataactctccaacttgagcttgatcgcatcatgctctcatttggcaatggctaactcTTTCTTTAATTCTTCAATGATATTAATATAGTTATTAATACCCGCTTGCTTGTTCAAAACTGTTTTTGTTAATTCAGATACACTTTTCTTAAGCGTTTCAATAACAGATTTGAAATCTTTTTAATTatgagttaaagccatgtttgcctcctTACATTTCGAAAGGTCAACTACCAACCCCCGATTGTGACTAGTAATTACTTCTAGCTTACGTTTCAATTTTACACAATCATTGTATACACTAGAAGTTTTGGTGTTTACCTTTCTAGTCGAAGATTTAGCAGTtaccataaaggcagtttgataagagaaagatccatccttAGTGAAGAACTTTTCCATTTCCTTGGATGCAACTTCAGCTTTCCTTACCAATACAGATTTCTGCCTTTTAAGCTCTTCTGCTTCTTTCAGTTCCTCACCTTCCTTAAGCAAACTGTCAACCTCAGCATCCAGATTTTCTTTAACATCCAAATCTGAACCATAACCACCAGTATTGGAGCTTTCCTCATCCGAGCTACCACtgtaaccagaactgtcatcatccTCAGAGAACTCCTCACTGTGAACATGCTTGATATACTTGATGATCTTAGCATAACAAGCAGTTCCTCCATTTCCTTCCGTTCCCTGATTTCCCAGTtgaactgaccagtcacatccttcatctgCATGAACTACTAATGCCCTATTTGAATTGTAAGGCCCCGACTGGTTTGAGTCACGCGAATTGTTAACTGCTACAATGCCCCTTTCATTATTCACTTGATGGGCATTGGATGAGCTTGACTGGTTTCTGAAAGGATTTTGATTTTCTTATCTGCTGGGTCGAgtgcattcccgcttgaagtgacccttctcaccacaattaaagcacgtaACTGCATCTTTATCAAAACCATAATTAGTTTCCCTTTTACTCTCCAAACTTCTTCTACCCGTTCCTCTCATGTAGTCCTTAGCTCTTCTCATTGCACTTGCAAacgcccacttaatatccatcagttccatttccTCCCTGTCTatttgttgataatcttcatcTTTCAAATTAATGTTCCCAATTGGACCGGCGACTAATCAACAATAGGCACTCACCATTGTGTTTAGAAGCTCTATATGTTCCCGAGCACCTTCTACACTGACTTTGGTGAAGTTTGAGGTATAAAATCTGACGGTGTTAGGGTTTGAAGATTGAGTGTTGTTGTTCCCATAAAAGGCTTGTTGAGGAGCTAGTTGACAAAGTTGTTGTTGAGTAGTTTGTGTGAATGGAGAGTGTTGTTGTTCGGTTTGTTGAGGAGCAGCTTGTGAAAAAGGAAGATAGGCGTTTGGATCAAATGGTCTTCCATAAGGATCTGTGGGAGGACCAGGGGGTTGTGTTAGTTTGGGTGGTGGTAGATAGGCACTTGGATCAAACGGTCTCCATAAGGATCTGTAAGTGAGCTAAATGATTGAACTGGTTGACCATAAGGATTTGTACTTGATACAAAtgcagtttgaagcttcggttgttgTTGATTGGTACTAACTCCCATATTAATTCCTCCAAAGTATATCTCGGGGTTTTGTGGAACTGGAAGTCATTTATCCTTTGGAATTTCTTCTTCATCCTTGTTCTCGAGCTTTTGGACGAATTCATAAATGCTAACCGTATCTAAAACACCAGTATGCTTCAACAAGTCAATGAACTGACTCCACTTGGGTGGCAAAGTATCACCAAAATACATGACCATTTCTTGCTATGTAGCAAACACCTTGTATGAGTGCATCTCACCAAGCAAGTGATAGTACCGAGTAGCCATGTCGTACAGTGTTTCATTTTCCATGAACCGGAATCCTTCGAACTCCTTCTTCAACAACAAATCATGACGAATCTTTCTCGTTGCAGCATTTCCTTCTCCTCTAGTTTCCAAGACGTCCCACAAGTTCTTTGTACTTGTATAATACGTAAATTGATGATAGATATCCTTCTGAAGTGCTTGCGTAAGGATAGCAAATGCTTTCTTCTCGAGATCGTAAGCCTTTTTATCATTCTCGCTCAATCCCGCTAAAGCTTGTGCATTGGAACCTGCTTCTTGGAGAGC
This genomic interval carries:
- the LOC118485741 gene encoding transcription factor bHLH101-like: MLALYPSLFPTTHGWALEYLFNQNLPHGCNESNSYNPPFNFHTIDQIKLDLAPEYFISLGETTNVGTGDKMMVAKKLNHNTTERDRRKRVNELYSLLRSLLPVSSDQKVLGDHKIEAEKLKDTLNAFYQ